In Mycobacterium sp. 050128, one genomic interval encodes:
- a CDS encoding LppA family lipoprotein yields the protein MNRRFYPAVLATAAVLSSCHYDPYPSPRAGQPSATVLESQLNERDSLQEAANDLIGVATAMRDAVQRVYPAAQWSIAPALPGGQSGCEPPFTFLSGSIYQLPEWLATAPVSAGDRDAVIAAAADVLRAHHAEHVVVTNGQSVSAELPAEHGGIRLIISPPAGSNPALMSVKGATGCHHAAPGPGPWDIPPAPTSPR from the coding sequence GTGAATCGGCGGTTCTATCCGGCGGTGTTGGCGACCGCCGCCGTGTTGTCTTCTTGTCACTACGATCCGTATCCGTCGCCTCGCGCGGGTCAGCCGTCCGCGACGGTGCTGGAATCTCAACTCAACGAACGTGATTCGCTCCAAGAGGCCGCCAACGACCTGATCGGCGTGGCAACCGCGATGCGCGATGCGGTTCAACGGGTCTACCCAGCAGCCCAGTGGTCGATCGCGCCGGCTTTGCCGGGCGGTCAGTCCGGCTGCGAGCCGCCGTTTACCTTTTTGTCCGGATCGATCTACCAGCTACCGGAGTGGTTGGCGACGGCTCCGGTATCAGCGGGTGATCGCGATGCGGTGATCGCCGCTGCCGCCGACGTACTGCGGGCTCACCACGCTGAGCACGTCGTCGTGACCAACGGCCAATCGGTGAGCGCGGAGTTGCCCGCCGAGCACGGCGGAATCCGGTTGATCATCAGCCCTCCGGCCGGCTCGAATCCCGCACTGATGAGTGTCAAAGGAGCGACCGGATGTCATCATGCGGCGCCCGGCCCAGGTCCGTGGGACATCCCGCCGGCACCCACGTCGCCACGGTAG
- a CDS encoding NAD(P)/FAD-dependent oxidoreductase, with the protein MDAREELARRIAGLLETDADAPDHDVTIIGSGVAGLTLALEIGTARPQTRILIVSPTSYPVPEITHTVGESTVEVSAHYFRDRLGLTDHLQSAQLRKMGLRMFFTHEANTDIAARMELGSSTFVPQVTYQIDRGRLENELHQRCMAHGVQILSGRVVDVEFGVAGRPNTVSVQSGETVTHTTTRWVVDASGRNRALSRRLGLRRANEHNCNAVWLRVATEIDVGQWSDDPAWQARLVEGDRALSTNHLMGEGYWVWLIRLASGSTSVGIVADPAVHEFDDFNTLAKALAWLGDREPQCAAVLAEHEHLIKDFRVMKNYSHGATQVYDGRSRWCLTGDSGVFLDPLYSSGLDLVAIGNGLITDMIARELDGENVIARAAVSDSLFRSLTEMWLAVYCHQYPLMGSPAVMSAKVIWDIAFYWGFVGFLYVNGRFVSVADDPQVVPYLEGLITLSNRTQRFFREWAAVETAQPSRRFVDLYAPLNFMTTLHTAMMGQPSEFIAGFEANSQLLHQLAGQLVEAVISDKSSRFTEDNVMRQAQAWQRDPYLRELRSGYRRRQTVNPISHTWLIQTTPALQLH; encoded by the coding sequence GTGGACGCACGTGAGGAGTTGGCGCGCCGGATCGCGGGACTGTTGGAGACCGACGCAGACGCTCCCGACCACGACGTCACGATCATCGGCAGCGGTGTGGCGGGACTGACGCTGGCACTCGAAATCGGCACGGCACGGCCTCAGACGCGCATCCTGATCGTTTCACCGACCTCGTATCCGGTACCCGAGATCACCCATACCGTCGGCGAGTCGACCGTGGAGGTGTCCGCCCATTATTTTCGGGACCGTCTTGGCCTCACCGATCATTTGCAATCAGCGCAGCTACGCAAAATGGGCCTGCGCATGTTCTTCACTCACGAAGCCAACACCGATATCGCTGCGCGAATGGAGCTCGGCAGCTCCACGTTCGTCCCTCAAGTCACCTATCAGATCGATCGCGGCCGGTTGGAAAACGAACTCCACCAACGGTGCATGGCGCACGGTGTGCAAATCCTCAGCGGCCGAGTTGTCGACGTTGAGTTCGGTGTGGCGGGTCGGCCGAACACGGTCTCAGTGCAGAGTGGTGAGACGGTGACGCACACGACGACTCGTTGGGTGGTCGATGCATCGGGACGAAACCGGGCGTTGTCGCGACGGCTGGGGTTGCGGCGCGCCAACGAGCACAACTGCAACGCCGTCTGGCTTCGCGTGGCAACGGAAATCGATGTCGGCCAATGGAGCGATGACCCGGCCTGGCAAGCGCGACTTGTCGAGGGCGACCGGGCGCTGTCGACCAATCATCTTATGGGCGAGGGGTATTGGGTATGGCTGATCCGACTCGCATCCGGGTCGACCAGCGTCGGCATCGTCGCCGACCCAGCAGTGCACGAATTCGACGATTTCAACACCCTCGCAAAGGCTTTGGCGTGGCTTGGCGACCGAGAGCCGCAATGCGCCGCGGTTCTGGCAGAGCACGAACATCTGATCAAAGATTTCCGGGTCATGAAGAACTACAGTCACGGCGCCACGCAGGTCTACGACGGCCGTAGCCGTTGGTGCCTCACGGGTGACTCGGGGGTCTTCCTGGATCCCCTGTATTCCTCGGGACTCGATCTAGTAGCGATCGGTAACGGCCTCATCACGGACATGATCGCCCGAGAGCTCGACGGGGAAAACGTCATCGCCCGGGCCGCGGTGAGCGACTCCCTCTTTCGGTCCCTCACCGAGATGTGGCTGGCGGTGTATTGCCATCAATACCCGCTGATGGGCTCACCGGCCGTGATGTCGGCGAAGGTGATCTGGGACATCGCGTTCTACTGGGGGTTTGTCGGCTTCTTGTACGTTAACGGTCGGTTTGTGAGTGTCGCGGACGATCCTCAAGTGGTGCCATACCTGGAGGGATTGATCACGCTGAGCAATCGCACTCAACGTTTCTTTCGGGAGTGGGCAGCGGTCGAAACCGCCCAGCCCTCAAGGCGATTCGTGGATTTGTACGCGCCGCTGAATTTCATGACGACACTGCACACCGCCATGATGGGTCAGCCCTCGGAATTCATCGCCGGGTTCGAGGCGAATTCTCAGTTGTTGCATCAGCTGGCGGGACAGCTGGTGGAAGCGGTCATTTCGGACAAGAGCAGTCGTTTCACCGAGGACAACGTCATGCGGCAGGCTCAGGCGTGGCAGCGCGATCCGTATCTACGTGAACTCCGTTCCGGTTACCGCCGACGGCAGACCGTCAATCCGATCAGTCACACCTGGTTGATCCAGACAACACCAGCACTCCAACTTCATTGA
- a CDS encoding cation:proton antiporter, translating into MTAATAIHFFLELAVILGVCRLVGLVSQRLGQPQVVGEMIAGVLLGPSLLGRVAPGLQHQLFPPGAANTVLYTAAQIGLVLYMFLVGLNFDVNLLRHRAGTAVAVSAAGIVTPLALGALIAVPLLAQGFYFEKGVSLVLAMMFLGASIATTAFPMLARIIFEQRLSGTPLGTLALICGATDDAFSWCILAVVLAVHRGSPMMAVSAIVGGIFYTLLLLTLGRRALARLGTKSERENSVSASTLSTVLILLMTCAWFTDSIGIYAIFGAFVLGVAMPSGRFAHQLTACLEPLVTTLLLPLFFVYSGLNTQVGLVNSGKLWLVAAGILVVSVAGKGVACALAAWLRKVPVREAIAIGSLMNARGLIELILLNIGLHSGIITPTLFSILVLVAIVTTLMATPLFEWVYGRRRVDESLPTDATGEDAATEEVQLEIS; encoded by the coding sequence ATGACCGCGGCTACCGCCATACATTTTTTTCTCGAACTGGCCGTCATCCTCGGAGTCTGCCGGCTCGTGGGACTTGTTTCGCAACGACTCGGACAGCCGCAAGTCGTCGGCGAGATGATCGCCGGTGTACTTCTAGGCCCGTCACTGCTGGGGCGGGTAGCGCCAGGGCTGCAACATCAGCTGTTTCCGCCGGGAGCAGCTAACACTGTGCTCTACACCGCAGCACAGATCGGCTTAGTCCTGTACATGTTTCTCGTCGGGCTCAACTTCGACGTCAACCTGCTCAGACATCGCGCCGGCACCGCGGTGGCAGTGTCGGCCGCGGGCATCGTCACGCCACTCGCCCTGGGGGCTCTCATCGCCGTTCCCCTTCTGGCGCAAGGATTTTATTTCGAAAAGGGTGTCTCGCTCGTCCTGGCAATGATGTTCTTGGGTGCGTCGATTGCTACCACCGCTTTCCCTATGCTCGCCCGAATAATCTTCGAACAACGGCTGTCAGGGACACCTTTAGGCACCCTCGCCCTGATATGCGGTGCAACCGATGACGCGTTTTCATGGTGCATCCTCGCGGTTGTTCTGGCCGTCCACCGTGGCAGCCCCATGATGGCCGTCTCCGCAATTGTCGGCGGAATCTTCTACACGCTGTTGCTGTTGACCCTCGGTCGCCGGGCATTGGCTCGATTGGGCACCAAATCGGAACGCGAGAATTCGGTGTCGGCATCGACGCTCAGCACGGTTCTGATTCTGCTCATGACCTGCGCGTGGTTCACCGACAGTATCGGCATATATGCGATATTCGGAGCCTTCGTGCTGGGGGTTGCTATGCCTTCAGGACGCTTCGCTCACCAACTCACCGCGTGCCTCGAGCCACTCGTCACCACCCTGTTGCTGCCACTGTTCTTTGTGTACTCGGGCCTCAACACCCAGGTCGGTCTTGTCAACAGTGGGAAGCTTTGGCTGGTGGCGGCGGGAATCCTCGTCGTTTCGGTCGCGGGAAAGGGAGTCGCGTGCGCATTGGCCGCGTGGCTGAGGAAAGTGCCAGTTCGTGAAGCCATCGCCATAGGGTCACTCATGAATGCGCGCGGCTTGATCGAGCTCATTCTTCTCAACATCGGACTCCACTCCGGAATCATCACGCCGACGCTGTTCAGCATTTTGGTCTTGGTTGCCATCGTCACCACTCTGATGGCGACACCGCTATTCGAATGGGTATACGGTCGCCGGCGCGTAGACGAATCGCTGCCCACGGATGCGACTGGTGAGGACGCGGCCACTGAAGAGGTTCAATTAGAGATTAGTTAA
- a CDS encoding alpha/beta hydrolase, with the protein MALTLADIEIWDVAAIDQVFAAAMSRAEGAQNTGNTVGDLLSFIPWDGRAADAARDSAHLIKVTLNDHGDQCRRVAEAAKKASAEVADLKYRLSKIKGDAAEAFLRIDDQTGAVSPKTAVLTASQLQQQKAVMQDLVARIKQLLADADNADRDLATAIQTADGAATTPADPAGGQPPRPLAKPPPDSASPADRKKWWDGLTPQQQVDLLSQDPAAIDKEGIPADIRDAANRIRLPHELAVAKTTLDTARGNESRYWEYVNTHHGDAPPGMTGDPVAALANAESRYNDLIGIQSAMYPTNPDGTPRKIDPSDRRSLVTLDPASNPRHVFGAIGIGDVDRAAHVGVTTGGVATNAGSLPGMVDEATNLRHTTAEILTHAGDPNPGSVATIAWVGYEPPADLSDMRVLGDGLARDAAPRLNGFFNGLAATTQNPHQEITAFGHSYGSLVTSLALQQGSPVKNVVFYGSPGLELGQPGDLHLAPGGHAYYEQADADPIVWVQRGPAILDAVPIIGPELNLLLGSGDTGERFGETPNQMPGISQLSTSAGVDPVLGEQRAGASGHAEYPRDDGTANHNLRMSGYNLAAVLSGIQGATKTGN; encoded by the coding sequence ATGGCGCTGACCCTCGCTGATATCGAAATCTGGGATGTCGCAGCGATCGATCAGGTGTTTGCCGCGGCGATGTCTCGGGCCGAGGGCGCGCAGAACACCGGAAACACCGTTGGTGACTTGCTGTCCTTCATCCCGTGGGACGGTCGGGCCGCCGATGCGGCGCGGGATTCGGCCCATCTCATCAAAGTCACGCTGAACGACCACGGAGATCAGTGCCGGCGCGTCGCGGAGGCGGCGAAGAAAGCCTCGGCCGAGGTCGCCGACCTGAAATACCGACTGTCGAAGATCAAAGGCGATGCCGCGGAGGCGTTCCTGCGCATCGACGACCAGACCGGCGCGGTCAGCCCGAAGACCGCCGTATTGACCGCCAGCCAGCTTCAGCAGCAAAAGGCCGTCATGCAGGATCTCGTGGCTCGCATCAAGCAGCTGCTCGCCGATGCGGACAACGCCGACCGCGATCTGGCCACCGCCATCCAGACGGCTGACGGGGCTGCCACCACACCCGCCGATCCGGCCGGCGGCCAGCCGCCCCGGCCGCTGGCGAAGCCTCCACCGGATTCGGCGTCGCCCGCGGACCGCAAGAAGTGGTGGGACGGCCTGACCCCGCAGCAGCAGGTGGACTTGCTGAGCCAAGACCCTGCCGCAATCGACAAGGAAGGGATTCCCGCCGATATCCGGGATGCCGCCAACCGCATTCGCCTGCCGCATGAGCTTGCGGTAGCGAAAACAACCTTGGATACCGCCCGCGGCAACGAGTCCCGGTATTGGGAGTACGTGAATACTCATCATGGCGATGCACCGCCCGGGATGACCGGTGACCCCGTGGCAGCACTCGCCAACGCGGAGTCCCGGTACAACGATCTGATCGGCATCCAGAGTGCGATGTATCCGACGAACCCGGACGGAACGCCACGCAAGATCGATCCGAGCGATCGCCGCAGCCTTGTTACGCTGGATCCGGCTTCGAATCCGCGACATGTGTTCGGCGCCATCGGGATCGGGGACGTCGACCGCGCCGCACATGTCGGGGTGACGACCGGTGGTGTCGCCACCAATGCCGGCAGCCTGCCCGGCATGGTTGATGAGGCGACCAATCTGCGGCACACCACGGCCGAGATCCTCACCCATGCCGGAGACCCGAACCCGGGGTCGGTGGCCACGATCGCGTGGGTGGGTTACGAGCCGCCGGCCGATTTGTCCGACATGCGAGTCTTGGGCGATGGCTTGGCGCGCGACGCCGCGCCGCGCCTGAACGGCTTCTTCAATGGGCTGGCCGCGACGACGCAGAACCCGCATCAGGAAATCACGGCCTTCGGGCATTCCTACGGGTCCCTGGTCACCAGCCTCGCCCTGCAACAAGGCAGCCCGGTGAAAAACGTCGTCTTCTACGGTTCGCCGGGACTGGAATTGGGTCAGCCCGGCGATCTGCACCTCGCACCCGGGGGCCACGCGTACTACGAACAAGCGGACGCCGACCCGATCGTGTGGGTACAGCGCGGGCCGGCCATTTTGGATGCGGTACCCATCATCGGTCCGGAGCTTAATTTGCTCCTCGGCAGCGGAGACACCGGTGAGCGCTTCGGGGAGACGCCCAACCAAATGCCCGGGATCTCGCAGTTGTCTACATCGGCCGGCGTTGATCCAGTACTCGGAGAGCAACGCGCCGGCGCCAGCGGACATGCGGAATACCCGCGCGATGACGGGACCGCCAACCACAATTTGAGGATGTCCGGGTACAACTTGGCGGCGGTGTTATCCGGAATCCAGGGCGCGACGAAGACGGGGAATTAA